The genomic region CAGGCCCACGAGCTCCAGGTGCTACTATGCGGCGGAGATCCGTCGGCCACGTGCGCCGCGCCGCTCTGGCGGCAGGTCTGCGTCTCCGCCTGATTTCGGCCCGACAGGCCGATCTGGCGCCGCATGGGCGTTTTCGTGACCCCTTGTGTGTTCGCCCATTTCATGCTCCTGTAGGGAGGTGAGAGGTCGGCGAGCGCGTGCCGGGTCGCCATCCGCACCGCGGGAGGTGGACCTCGCCACGCTGAACGAGATCCTCGCGCGCACCGAGGAGACTCCACTCAGCCCCGAGGATCGCGAAACGCTCCAGGCCGCTGTGGACACGCTCGGCATCCTGACCCAGGAGCTGGAGCGCAAGAATGCCTCGATCGGACGGCTGCGCCGGCTAATGTTCGGGGATCGCACCGAGAAGACGAGCCGGATCTTCGGTGGCGCCGCCGCGCCGGCCGGGTCCGGGGAGGCGCCGGGGCCCACGACGGAAGAAGAAGACCAGCAGCCGGCAGGAAAGCCGAGGAAGCCCGGCCACGGACGCAATGGCTCGGCGGATTACCGGGGCGCCGTCAGGATCCCGGTGCCTCACGCGTCGCTCCAGCGAGGCCAATGCTGCCCCGGGTGCGAGAAGGGGAAGGTTTATCCGCAGCAGCCCAAGCCTCTGATTCGGATCAAGGGCATGGCGCCGCTGGCGGCCAACGTCTACGAGGCGGAGCGTCTGCGCTGCAACCTCTGCGGCGAGGTGTTCGAGGCCGAGTCCCCACCTGGAGTCGGCCAGGAAAAGTACGACGAAACGGCCGCCGCGATGGTCGCCATGTTCAAGTATGGCGCCGGGCTACCGTTCAATCGACTCGAGAAGCTGCAACGGGATCTGGGCATTCCGCTGCCGGCCGCAACGCAGTGGGAACTGGTGGCAAGCCGCGCCACCCTGTTGAAACCCGCCTACGGGGAGCTGACCCGCCAGGCAGCGCAAGGCGAGGTGCTCCACAACGACGACACGACGATGAAGATCCTCGCTCTTGCCGGCGAGCATCCCAGGGACACGGCGGATCCGGAAGTGTCCGGCGAGCGGACGGGGGTGTTCACCTCGGGAATCGTGGCGGCCAGCCGGGGGCATCGCATCGCCCTGTTCTTCACCGGCCGCAAACACGCCGGAGAGAACCTCGCCTCCGTGCTTTCCCTGCGGGCAGCCGAGCTCGGGCCGCCGATCCAGATGTGCGACGCCCTGTCGCGGAACCTTCCTGCCCAGTTCGAGACGATACTCGGCAATTGCCTGGCCCACGGCAGGCGCAAATTCGTCGAGGTCGCCGACCACTTCCCCGAGGAGTGCCGCTACGTCCTCGAGACGCTGCGCGACGTGTACAAGAACGACGAATGGGCCCGCGACCGCAGCATGACCCCCGAGGAGAGGCTGGCCTTCCACCAGGCCAAGAGTGGCCCTCTCATGGCCGAGTTGGAGGCGTGGCTGCGCGAGCAGATCGACGAGCACAAGGTCGAGCCCAACTCGGGCCTCGGCCAGGCCATCACGTACATGGGCAACCACTGGCAGGCGCTGACGCTATTCCTGCGCGTCTCAGGCGCCCCGCTGGATAACAACGTGGCCGAAAGGGCGCTCAAGAAGGCCATCCTCCACCGCAAGAACTCGTACTT from Candidatus Tanganyikabacteria bacterium harbors:
- a CDS encoding IS66 family transposase, which produces MDLATLNEILARTEETPLSPEDRETLQAAVDTLGILTQELERKNASIGRLRRLMFGDRTEKTSRIFGGAAAPAGSGEAPGPTTEEEDQQPAGKPRKPGHGRNGSADYRGAVRIPVPHASLQRGQCCPGCEKGKVYPQQPKPLIRIKGMAPLAANVYEAERLRCNLCGEVFEAESPPGVGQEKYDETAAAMVAMFKYGAGLPFNRLEKLQRDLGIPLPAATQWELVASRATLLKPAYGELTRQAAQGEVLHNDDTTMKILALAGEHPRDTADPEVSGERTGVFTSGIVAASRGHRIALFFTGRKHAGENLASVLSLRAAELGPPIQMCDALSRNLPAQFETILGNCLAHGRRKFVEVADHFPEECRYVLETLRDVYKNDEWARDRSMTPEERLAFHQAKSGPLMAELEAWLREQIDEHKVEPNSGLGQAITYMGNHWQALTLFLRVSGAPLDNNVAERALKKAILHRKNSYFYKTQNGARVGDIYMSLIHTAELAGAAAFEYLVALLHNAQEVAASPADWMPWNYRDRVATTEATGPPT